TTGTTCTTTTTctaaacaagtttattttttctcaaattgtTCGTAATGAAATTGCTATTTGACTTACGAAAATGGTTTGAGATTTtcaattacttattattatcgtgattattattattcattttacttTTCGTAGTTTTTGATAAATCCCGTCTTTATGTTACAAAATCTGTCTGATTTATAGTGTTTGGGGTAAATATTCTGGATTTCCGACCTGACGACCTTGAGCATGTAGAGCGAAAATCATAGACACTACACCATTTGGAGGTTTTAGTTTCTGTCAATATTTCAAGatgatgttattaaaataataaagataagatCATTCCTGGTAATTCTAGTCAAGATCACAGAttataaagattttaatttttaattaaaaacagatCTGCAATTTCCTgacaaatttttactatttttaggtCTAAGATGGTGCTTTACTCCAAGTGACTCTACACGATTAAATGATTGGGTCATCTATTAGTTTGGAGAACAATAACCTATTTCAATGGTTGttggggaaacaatatttttatattttaataagtttctTTTGTGTattctaaattgatttattaactttttttggaCTATTTGTTAGTGACTTTATTTAAGTGTTTAggtcattttcattttgtttattaactatAATTAGTATAATTTAGTTAGGtggttttatattttctgatttttttatggtgtGTAGtgagtttattttagtttttaggtCTTGTAAATCGTGGTGATTACCTTGGCTGtgtttatttgtgattattattgactaaTAACGAACTAAAATGGTTGGACATTGCATTTAACTTACACCaaactagtaaataataattttgttaataataaaatgattgcttttttgtttcaaatatagcaataaatttttattattttatgaatacgtgtaattttattttaaaaacctcagtttattttataagaagacAAATAACACCCAATTCccgctattaaaaaaaatagttcactTACTACAGGGGGCTTACTCCAGTTAgaagtaggttaaatttgacttctaagattttattatcttcttagctacaagtgaagttaatataagcgtgttaaaaaaatgtGGCATTACGAACTGAACTTTTAAAGTGTTTCCATTCAATTTGCCTTTCGTGCggtctaaattatttaaaaaaacgcaaacaaaaattcttttatatctatttatttatattttttacaatttaataacaCTAATAAATATAGCTtcttttttgacaaatattgcCTGTAATTTTTAGGCACACTGTAAAATTAAACTATGTTAagttataatattgaaattgtaatattagatCGATACctgcaaaaataaaacataaaatatagtaaaagcaccataaaatttttaactattactTTTCCAAcggtatttaattttgttttctgtCTCTGTTAaactaagtaataaaaatttatgaaataacaaccactattattaataactttttatacaaatactTGAATTTCGCGCGTAGCTGTcgacttaataaaaataaaaactatatctCGATATGTTTATCTTTATGttttaccaataaaaattaaataaaaaatatcaaacgtAATCACCGGCTTCTAAACGTAACGCGGCTTCGTATGTAGGAAGGCCTGTCTCATCACTAGGTAATTCATCTCGTAAAACTACTCCACTagtattatttgaatttgtcctttgaattttattattattgttattactattattgttatttgtaaaattagttTCCATTTCAAATTGTTCGTCGCGTGACGATGCTATTGAATGTTTATCCTTCTCAGCTGCAATTACTGTTTCATAGGCGGGTGGTGGTCCCGGTGTTGGAACACGTGGAATACATGCAGCACTGTTACCATATTGATCCACAtcatttgccaaaaataaacCAGCACTTTCATAAcactgaaaataatattataaattatttacatatagtACAAATAGTAATTTTAGTCCAAGCTTCTCTAGCAATCAAAACTATGTTATAAAACACGTAGAAAAAATTGCTGTTTCTAGTGAATAAGGTGATTACGTCactcaaattctacattaaaatcgcaaaacgcgatatATAGCTGTGTAATCCGCGAAAAACTGCAAATTTTGggactttttttagtttttgaagttcAATTGAAAAACTAAGAGCtttatattccttataaaaaataaacaacttccgtttggaattttttgttgtaaacgttattgttttctcgtgagggGTCAAATAAAGGCAAAACTTGCATTTGTTCAATGATTTGTTACATTTGTTCAATGATTTCCAGTGATGTGTTTAGTGTGGCAGGCAGGAGCTCACGTAAGCCTCTGTTTAGATCATGCTATAATTTGCGAGTTCATTTTGTGTGAAGTGacaaaaaaatagacaaaattcAATTCCTGTCTATCtaagattttcaattatttttctttctttagctgtttttagcgaatttttatttataaatatttagaataagtATTATTTCTActcattgatattatttttttaaattaatttattttgtttattagtaACTCCCTTGCTAAAAATCTCCTAGCATATTACTGATAATCTTCTTATTAGAATAACAACAAATATGGTAATCCGCCAATTTTATCCCGGTAGACATTGGAACAAActattgaattgtttattaatattttggtgTGTTAATACGTGACATATGTGTTACTGTCATGGGAGTTTGGACTATTATAGTATAAAGAGAATATTGTGTTTGAGGACGAATCATTTTATATGCTTGAGAATATATAGGTTGATGGCCTCGattggatatttaaaaaaatttgtttctctagtaaatttttatttgattttatatttcctctatttatttcattttattctattatgtattcaatttgaatattaatttgctttaaaagtagtatttttatgaataggactgcatatttaatttgatttacagAAAATGATTATATGGGATAATCCAAAACTGTATCATTCCTTTACAGTTTTGGAGTCGatgtattaataacaaaatattgttttgttactATTatcgtttgaaattttgagagtttttaaattaatattaatcactAATGACGCCAAGCAGTCAATATGGCATTACTAAGCAGGCTATAAtctatacaacaacaaaaaatcaacaGGGGTTTATGGAACGACTTGACTAGAAATCTAGAAAATTGGGCTAATTTTACCCGACTGCTAAGaagtcgggtttttgatttttttaattatttatttttatttattagacagttcatttatacattttaacagTATTATTGTAGGTAACTATGgcttttatattcataaattaattcaaagcCTGCAGAAAACTGTTAAGCCCGTTAtcctagttttattttaaagcacTATGGCATGGTAAAGTggtttttatgacaaaaaaagttGTAGTTTATATTGCGTAATAATCTAGATGTTATAAACgcagtataatttaaaataaaatttgtgtttattcatcaccaaaattttacttacatGTGCTTGTGCTGCTAACGTAAATACTTCTAAGGGTACTTCTGGCTCTCTCCAATACGGTGAATATGGTTGTGAATTTTTTCGTATACTTCGATGACAACaataacatacaaaaacaaCCACTAATATTACGCCACTAAGCATAgctctgaaattaaaaaaaagaaactataaatacatttttgtatccTCTTCTGTGTAAAAGATTGGAGAATGAAAATATTGTGGTTACGCTGGGAAGAGAGAATATTGGATTTTGATAGAGCTTAACATTGCTGTAACCTTAAAATTGAGCTatgcacttttattaattatttggcaaattatatcaaatattggCCTGAAAATAAccacatttatttaataagatataatatataaattcaatatgtTGTCactaaatttccataaaattgaACCACATATCAAGGtcacttttaaatttcaaataacgtTGCAGCACCAGGTGTAATCGATGaagtacatatataaataaattcggtgaaataaatataaagtattgAGAAATGCATAAGGtaatgttttatgtaatttaagatAATGATATTTTGTGTTGGGAGAAAAGATGATTTGTTGGTactgattaataaaaaataagtcatAGTCTTgaatttaacataatatttcCGGCGGTAATTTGAAAGTTCAATCGAGTACATAACGGATGAGGAACGCGAAATAagttctttttcataaaataactatttcgaaatgatataaattactattttcaaagtGTATTCCTTATAGGccaatgatttttctattttaatcacTAGTGAATGCAGAGCTGTCTCGACAGACTTGCCTTTACAGTACGTATGTTGTGAGTTAGATATAATCCTTGTTCTCATACCTTTTACGTGTATGTACATCCAAGAGGCTCTCCAACGTCTTGAGAAGAAATGATGAGAGGTTTATGTGTCGAAAGTTCTTGCAGATACTTTGTAATGCACTTCCCCCTTTTGGAATAAAAACGACCTTTACCTGTCTCCATTTTTTAGGAATGTGAGTCAAGTCTATGCAGGCCTTGTAGATGACTTCCAGCCATGGAGTCATTCTGTCGGAGATCGCCTGGcatttgatattttctttatCGATAAGCACTTCGGCGAAGTTATACAAAATAGCTGTAGCCTTTAAGCCATTATATTCCCGCTGCTTTTGACCAGAGAAATGGTTATTGACTAGAAGCTCCAGAGTGCTCAAACTTGATTTCGTCCATTGGCCAGTGATAGTCTTTCAGATATCCTGGTACCGCCGGACTTGTAGAGAGAATTTTTCTTAGTCGGAACGCCTCCGAGGGCTTGCCTCTATTTTCTCGCAGAAGTATGCTCAAGAGGTCCTTTTTGCAAGCCTTAATTCTTTTTTGTAAGTGTTCAAGCTGGCGTTATAAGCGTTCCACTCATTTGTTCTGTTGTCCTGATTGAATAAACGTCGACAATTTTTCCTCAGGATGCCAATTTCGGGAGATCACCATGGAGGTTTTGATTTCCCCTTGGCTATCGTTGTTGGGCACGATGCTCTAGTAGCTTCTTTGCATTCCACAGTTTCCACTATTTGGTCTAGCTCTTCCTTAAGGTTAAGGTTGGAGGGACCAGAACCCTTTCTGgctgtaaattttgaaaagtatcgGCGTACATTTCCCAGTCTGTCTTACGTCTGTTAGTATAAGTATTAACTTTGGGTTTTGGTACGTCTATGGAGAACTCTATATATCGATGGTCCGAAAAAGAGTGTTCGCTTGAGACTTTCAAGGCCTCAATCATACCGggagtgaatctgaagtacactaactaatttatcactaaaaaattggtgggcgtgatattgagttattcgtccttttTGTAGCGcacataattcaaatttaacacTTATGgctgccattgtcagaactggcaTTGAAATGAGACCACGCGGAaggcaccagctttcaaatagaaaaataatcatcaaaatcggtcgaaagttctgaggtataaacattaaaataaacatttaaaaaaaaatgcagtcgaattgagaacctcctccttttttgtttgaagtcggttaataaccaaaaattttgtttctttctgACGAGTTTGTGAgtataataaaactttgttaTAAGAATGAATCGTTCATTAAGAAAATATCGGATTTATATCTGGCCATTGCTTTTCGCAGCTTTGTATCGCATTGTTCATTGGGAGCactctaatttttaaatacaagatTAGTATCAAACAAGCAAGTCCGAAAAGGCAGgaaattactaaattttgtaaagaaaatgtTTAATCGTCTCAAACTTCAAACGGATGGCTTAATAGCTTAAAGCATCCCTTCATCTGTTCATTTTCCCACCGCCAAATCTAGATGATGACAAATGCTTAAACATACACCGTTTTAATTGTATTGTGTAGGAACATGAAAATGCAACTAACATTATTTGGCCTGGTACACCATTTACTCTCGGTGAACAAATTGCTTACATTTGTCCACGACCACCAAAAACTTACAGTATATATGGTCCTCTTTAGGCTATAAtcttttttatgatttgataGGATGTGGGAATTATGTGggtatcttaaaatttaaaaaactagacatttttatagtaatatgAAAATGTCATAAATCAACATTTCCAATTTCCACGACTGTATAATATGtagaaataaatcatatttagatatattgatatttttaccgAATTGAGGGTGTTCTAAAAGGTCTATTCAACATTATACCAGATATTGTACAGACAAGTATCGAAAAAATACAACATTGGTTGAATAAGTGGCGTATTCAAGTTAACGAGATGAAATTTCATTTCTCAAAGTGAAAGTTAACGTTCACTTTGAGAAAAAGAACGTGTTCAGCTGTTATAATGAACGGTGTCAGTTTTCCACAGTCAAATGAAGTCAAATATCTGGGTATACACCTTGATAATAGACTTACTTGTCGTAAACACATCTGGTTGAAAAGAAAACAGCTaagcttaaaattttctattttatactcGCTCTTGGGTCATAATCATCAATCCATTTTGAACTAATGATAattaacgatatttttagattttaacgAATATCTGGGACAATTGAATGTTTTCatagttcaattttttgttgaaactcattccaattatttaatttgcttatttCGAGTGAAAAACCATGAGGATAAACGATTATTACCAAGAGTACCTCCTTTTTTATCTTTATCCTCCAAGGGATATCCCTTTCTACGCTACTGAATtgatgataaatataatttgtatctgAGCTTTTTTTGTCCTATAAAGCAACTTTAACATACCCAATTTTAGTAAAGAAGCATTTCAGAACTTGATCTATACTAAAGGTCAGTATTGCGCTATACACACATTTAAGGGCAATCCTGTATATTTTAAGAGAAACCGCACAATATATATGATGTATAAACATGTATCAAATTACCTAGAAAGCTActagaatatataataatttaaatttataaccaaaaataaagaaaaataaaggcaatacaatttgtttttattattgaaaatatatgtcTGACTCTGAGAACGGAATATCTACTAGATggctttttttttccaaaatattatatattattgaaaatatatatttgtttagtgGCCTtgataaatttaagaatttgtaTACACATTTTGGCTTGAAATATTACAGCAAAACCTTTATCAATATTAATACCCCATGCAAATTCATTGAAATCAACTAAAAAACCTTCTATATTAAAGTAGTCGACCCGTACGGAATTGTGCGCACCCAATCATTTTGTGTGACATTCCATTCTTTTCAATTTGAGATTTTAAATCTCAAATTTAAGAGAAGTGGCACATTTCTACTTTTTACTAGGtatgtttttagaataatacATTTAATCATAGATTTTTAAGCAAGaaataattctatatatttGTAACGTCTTCAGTTTGAAAAGTCGGAggcataaataatttactttgacGTAAAGACATTAAAATAACCTGACAATTTTATatgacattttaatatttatctaaaggTGATATGCAAAAGAAAGTTATTACAGTTATTttataatgcattttttaatgtataatgcaattttttttctttatattattttaaataaattttacattacctAGCTTATAAATTCGATTGACgttaaaacatttattcaagttataaaaataataaaatttctgaataatTTAGTAGTCGAACATTTCGCATTTTTCCCCCCTGTGGAATTTTTCGTGACGAGAATTTGCGACTATTTGGAAGCGGTTTAGTATGTACTTCGTAATATTTACCTAATAAATGCGTTTGTCGGGGCCTTACTTgcgaatatttgaattttttcaaggaGTTCAcctgtaattaaaaaatggtcCGAGCTACAACTgctttaatattgaaaaatacacataaaaatgcttaaaaataattaatagtttaaaataaatacgtttttgtaactaaaaggtagaaaataatttctgtaaactattatttattttgtgttttttatactattatttatttatcaaaaatttagtataaatatggtgggagcgcaaataaatgtatatattttcagatattaggataattaaataaacttatgaaattattatattgccaTCGGCTCTTCA
The Chrysoperla carnea chromosome 4, inChrCarn1.1, whole genome shotgun sequence genome window above contains:
- the LOC123297540 gene encoding uncharacterized protein LOC123297540, encoding MSMKRLAILAAVGHSNGGLNGTYTILGANMTTSPGGGIHSGSGRGNGSIHGNVNVLLGGAMLSGVILVVVFVCYCCHRSIRKNSQPYSPYWREPEVPLEVFTLAAQAHCYESAGLFLANDVDQYGNSAACIPRVPTPGPPPAYETVIAAEKDKHSIASSRDEQFEMETNFTNNNNSNNNNNKIQRTNSNNTSGVVLRDELPSDETGLPTYEAALRLEAGDYV